From a region of the Lactuca sativa cultivar Salinas chromosome 4, Lsat_Salinas_v11, whole genome shotgun sequence genome:
- the LOC111884747 gene encoding pyruvate decarboxylase 1 gives MEADYEVRVKAEPITTAPLSSGTLGGHLARRLVQIGVKDVFSVPGDFNLTLLDHLIAEPGLNLVGCCNELNAGYAADGYARAKGVGACVVTFTVGGLSVLNAIAGAYSENLPVICIVGGPNSNDYGTNRILHHTIGLPDFTQEMQCFQTVTCAQAVVNNLDDAHEQIDTAISTALKESKPVYISISCNLPGIPHPTFAREPVPYFLPPISSNPLGLEAAVEETAKFLNKAVKPVIVAGSKLRVSKAQKAFMEFADASGFPIAIMPSAKGLVPETHPNFIGTYWGAVSTNFVGEIVESADAYIFVGPIFNDYSSVGYSLLIKKEKSIFVQPNRVTIGHGPSLGWVFMADFLSALAKKVKKNNTALENYQRIFVPNGVPLKYEKNEPLRVNILFKHIQEMLSGESAVIAETGDSWFNCQKLRLPENCGYEFQMQYGSIGWSVGATLGYAQAAKDKRVIACIGDGSFQVTAQDISTMIRCGQNTIIFLINNGGYTIEVEIHDGPYNVIKNWDYTGLVNAIHNGEGKCWTSKVRTEEELVEAIATATGAHKDSLCFIEIFVHKDDTSKELLEWGSRVSAANSRPPNPQ, from the exons ATGGAAGCTGATTATGAAGTTCGCGTCAAGGCAGAGCCGATAACCACCGCTCCGTTGTCAAGCGGAACCCTCGGCGGGCACCTGGCTCGCCGTTTAGTTCAGATTGGTGTGAAAGACGTGTTCTCTGTTCCCGGCGACttcaacttgactttacttgacCACTTGATTGCCGAGCCTGGTCTCAACCTCGTTGGCTGCTGCAACGAGCTAAACGCCGGCTATGCAGCCGATGGATACGCACGAGCTAAGGGAGTCGGCGCCTGCGTCGTGACGTTCACCGTCGGTGGGCTGAGTGTGCTCAACGCGATCGCCGGTGCTTACAGTGAGAATCTGCCCGTGATTTGTATAGTCGGTGGACCCAATTCGAATGATTATGGGACGAATCGGATTCTTCATCATACAATTGGGTTGCCGGATTTTACACAGGAAATGCAGTGTTTTCAAACTGTCACTTGTGCTCAG GCAGTGGTGAATAACTTGGATGATGCACATGAACAAATTGACACTGCAATTTCAACTGCGTTGAAAGAAAGCAAACCAGTGTACATCAGTATAAGTTGTAATCTGCCTGGAATTCCTCATCCTACATTTGCCAGAGAACCCGTTCCTTACTTTCTTCCACCAAT ATCCAGCAATCCATTAGGGCTAGAAGCAGCAGTAGAAGAAACAGCAAAATTCTTAAACAAAGCTGTGAAACCAGTCATTGTAGCCGGATCCAAATTGAGAGTTTCAAAGGCTCAAAAAGCGTTTATGGAATTCGCAGATGCTTCAGGGTTTCCAATCGCCATAATGCCATCAGCCAAAGGACTTGTACCCGAAACCCACCCGAATTTCATTGGCACTTATTGGGGCGCAGTGAGTACCAATTTTGTTGGCGAAATAGTTGAATCCGCTGATGCGTACATTTTCGTTGGACCCATTTTCAATGATTATAGTTCAGTTGGGTACTCCTTGTTGATAAAGAAAGAAAAATCCATCTTTGTTCAGCCTAATCGTGTGACAATTGGACATGGTCCTTCTTTAGGGTGGGTGTTCATGGCAGATTTCTTGAGCGCTTTAGCTAAAAAGGTGAAAAAGAACAACACAGCATTGGAGAACTATCAGAGAATCTTTGTGCCAAATGGTGTGCCTTTAAAGTACGAGAAAAATGAACCTCTTAGGGTTAATATCCTCTTCAAACATATTCAA GAAATGTTGAGCGGTGAAAGTGCTGTAATTGCTGAGACAGGTGACTCGTGGTTCAATTGTCAAAAACTACGTCTCCCTGAAAATTGTGG TTATGAATTCCAGATGCAATATGGATCGATTGGTTGGTCTGTAGGTGCGACTCTGGGTTATGCTCAAGCAGCCAAAGACAAGCGTGTTATTGCTTGCATTGGCGATGGTAGTTTCCAG GTAACAGCGCAAGATATTTCAACAATGATTCGATGTGGACAAAATACAATTATATTCCTAATCAACAACGGGGGTTACACAATCGAAGTGGAAATCCATGATGGGCCTTATAATGTCATCAAGAATTGGGACTACACTGGCCTTGTCAATGCTATCCACAATGGTGAAGGCAAATGTTGGACTTCCAAG